The candidate division KSB1 bacterium genome has a segment encoding these proteins:
- a CDS encoding trypsin-like peptidase domain-containing protein, translating into MTNDKEQLKGILKEFDLGQAKEVLSELYSDLMPTISEFKNQGEKCSHGQDGFIGKEEFAQSQEAMYDQNNFLSAHFLSEGAEIQKAIAMVTLKVAKSGLPSGSGWGSGFLISNSLFMTNNHVILNKAFCDDVNMQFMYQDNYNTEPAISSEFFETNEDSFFHTNAGLDYTIVRLRRNPYRFRIPFPYRLGEDRVNHSYPAKHEYADTEQIEELKYLNDFITKKQPISEFDPARILHFFGYTPGSKYGFIPLRPTVSYPEGLRLNVIQHPQGRKKEVVVQQNELTDVHTNVIHYFSDTDYGSSGSPVFNNTWDLMALHHARKPSESANEGMRIDKIVADLRNEFQTSNPGLLTELGI; encoded by the coding sequence ATGACTAATGACAAAGAACAATTAAAGGGAATTCTAAAAGAATTTGATCTTGGGCAGGCAAAAGAAGTACTCAGCGAATTATATTCTGATCTAATGCCCACAATTTCTGAATTTAAGAATCAAGGAGAAAAATGTTCGCATGGACAAGACGGCTTTATTGGCAAAGAAGAATTTGCACAAAGCCAAGAAGCAATGTACGACCAAAATAATTTCTTATCAGCTCATTTTTTAAGCGAAGGGGCTGAAATTCAAAAAGCAATTGCTATGGTGACACTAAAAGTAGCAAAGAGTGGACTTCCATCAGGTAGTGGTTGGGGGTCCGGTTTCTTAATATCAAACTCTCTATTCATGACAAATAACCATGTCATTCTAAATAAAGCGTTTTGTGATGATGTGAATATGCAATTTATGTATCAGGACAATTATAATACAGAGCCTGCGATTAGTTCTGAGTTCTTTGAGACAAATGAGGATTCATTTTTCCATACAAATGCTGGCCTTGATTATACGATTGTAAGATTAAGGAGAAACCCGTACAGATTCAGAATTCCCTTTCCTTATAGATTAGGAGAAGATAGGGTGAACCACAGCTATCCTGCCAAACATGAATATGCAGATACCGAACAAATTGAAGAATTGAAATATTTGAATGATTTCATAACAAAGAAACAACCAATTTCTGAATTTGATCCAGCACGAATTCTCCACTTCTTTGGATACACACCTGGCAGCAAATATGGATTCATTCCACTTAGACCAACGGTGTCATATCCTGAAGGATTGAGACTAAATGTCATCCAACACCCACAAGGGAGAAAAAAGGAAGTTGTAGTACAACAAAATGAACTAACTGATGTTCATACAAATGTAATACATTATTTCTCTGATACTGACTACGGCTCATCAGGCTCTCCTGTGTTTAATAATACATGGGACTTGATGGCACTACACCATGCAAGAAAACCTTCTGAATCTGCAAATGAGGGAATGCGAATTGACAAGATTGTTGCAGATCTACGAAATGAATTCCAAACATCAAATCCAGGGTTACTAACAGAATTAGGAATCTAA